One Synergistota bacterium genomic window, TCTCATAGCTACCGAGAAGGTTAAAAGGGAGGTAGCTGCTCTATTAGGAGGTTCTCTTATTATTGTTCTCGGCATCCTACCTCAAGATAAAGCCTTTCGCTACATTGATTTAAACACACTGGGCTTGCTTCTGGGAATGATGGTCGTCGCGGGCGTTTTGAAGGAGACGGGTTTGTTTGAGTATCTTGCCATTAAAGCGATAAAGCTGGGTAAGGGAAACGGATGGATAATTTTTATATATCTCTCAGGCGTTACCGCTTTAGTTTCAACCGTTATAAATAATGTTACCACTGTGCTTCTTGTAGCGCCTATAGCCCTTTCCATGGCGGAAATCATGAAAATAAACGCTCTTCCTTACATATATGGTATAGTATTTGCCTCCAACATAGGTGGAACTGCTACTCTTATAGGCGATCCACCAAATGTTATGATAGGTAGCTTCGCTCATCTATCCTTTATGGATTTTATATACAACTTGGCTCCCGTTGTATTCATAATCATGCTTTCACTTCCTATCGTTATAAAAGTATTTTTCGGCAACTTAACAATACCTCGCGAATCATGGGACACCATATCGCGCGTTGACGAGAATAAGCTTATAAAGGATTCCAAGGGCTTGAAGCTCAAGATACTGATATTGCTCGGTATAATACTTGGCTTCGTTTTTCACGGATACATAGGTTTGCCAGCAGCGACTGTTGCCGTCTTTGGAGCGATGATAATGATACTTCCATGTGGCGAGGAAGCCGACAGAATAGTTAAGGAATCAGTTGAACTCAATACTTTGCTTTTCTTCATAGGATTCTTCATAATGGTTGGAGCGCTTGAGCACACAGGCGTTATAAACTCTCTTGGGAACCTTTTCGTTAAGCACATGAGGGGTAAGCCTATACTGGCGTCAAATTTGTTACTG contains:
- a CDS encoding ArsB/NhaD family transporter, producing the protein MSLPQIASIVIFIGSVALIATEKVKREVAALLGGSLIIVLGILPQDKAFRYIDLNTLGLLLGMMVVAGVLKETGLFEYLAIKAIKLGKGNGWIIFIYLSGVTALVSTVINNVTTVLLVAPIALSMAEIMKINALPYIYGIVFASNIGGTATLIGDPPNVMIGSFAHLSFMDFIYNLAPVVFIIMLSLPIVIKVFFGNLTIPRESWDTISRVDENKLIKDSKGLKLKILILLGIILGFVFHGYIGLPAATVAVFGAMIMILPCGEEADRIVKESVELNTLLFFIGFFIMVGALEHTGVINSLGNLFVKHMRGKPILASNLLLWGSGFISAFVDNIPYTAAMLYFVDDLIKHAHFSSAFWWVLALGTCLGGNGTLIGASPNIVVAEIAKKSGYKITFTDFLKIGMFTMILCMVISSIYVALRYFM